From the uncultured Desulfovibrio sp. genome, one window contains:
- the ahbD gene encoding heme b synthase has product MSNHPHNMGHPGGHPAGHPGGHPAAAAGNPSSGHPDSISAPLRTLEDGSPACRLIAWEVTRSCNLACKHCRAEAHTEPYPGELSTEEAKALIDTFPQVGKPIIIFTGGDPMMRADVYELVAYAHSKGLPCAFSPNGTLITPENAQKIKDAGVNRCSISIDGPDAASHDSFRGVPGAFEASLRGIEYLKSVGVPFQINTTVTRNNLSSFKKIFELCESIGAAAWHIFLLVPMGRASGLADQVITAQEYEDVLHWLYDFRKSTSMHLKATCAPHYYRIMRQRAKEEGISVTPETFGMDALTRGCLGGTGFCFISHVGQVQPCGYLELNCGNVRETPFPQIWRESKYFLQFRDQSCYTGKCGVCEYHKVCGGCRARAHSMDGDHMGEEPLCTYIPAKLRRKENP; this is encoded by the coding sequence ATGAGCAATCACCCTCACAACATGGGGCACCCCGGCGGCCACCCCGCTGGCCATCCGGGCGGGCACCCCGCAGCCGCAGCGGGCAACCCTTCCTCCGGTCATCCGGACAGCATCTCCGCCCCCCTGCGCACCCTTGAGGACGGCAGCCCCGCCTGTCGCCTCATCGCCTGGGAAGTGACCCGTTCCTGCAATCTTGCCTGCAAGCACTGCCGTGCCGAGGCCCACACGGAGCCGTACCCCGGCGAGCTTTCTACCGAAGAGGCCAAGGCCCTCATCGATACCTTCCCGCAGGTGGGCAAGCCTATCATCATCTTTACCGGCGGCGATCCCATGATGCGGGCCGACGTGTACGAACTGGTGGCCTATGCCCACAGCAAGGGGCTGCCCTGCGCCTTTTCGCCCAACGGCACCCTCATAACTCCCGAAAACGCACAAAAAATCAAGGATGCCGGAGTCAACCGCTGCTCGATCTCCATTGACGGGCCGGACGCCGCCAGTCACGACAGCTTCCGGGGCGTGCCCGGCGCGTTCGAGGCATCGCTGCGCGGCATCGAATACCTCAAATCCGTGGGCGTGCCCTTTCAGATCAACACCACGGTCACGCGCAACAATCTGAGCAGCTTCAAAAAGATATTCGAGCTGTGCGAAAGCATCGGCGCTGCCGCATGGCATATTTTTTTGCTGGTGCCCATGGGGCGCGCCTCAGGTCTGGCCGATCAGGTCATCACCGCGCAGGAATACGAAGACGTGCTGCACTGGCTGTATGATTTTCGCAAGAGCACCAGCATGCACCTCAAGGCTACCTGCGCGCCGCACTACTACCGCATCATGCGCCAGCGCGCCAAGGAAGAAGGCATCAGCGTTACACCCGAAACCTTCGGCATGGACGCGCTCACGCGCGGCTGTCTTGGCGGCACGGGCTTCTGCTTTATCAGCCATGTGGGGCAGGTGCAGCCCTGCGGCTACCTTGAGCTGAACTGCGGCAACGTGCGCGAAACTCCCTTTCCGCAGATATGGCGCGAGAGTAAATACTTTTTGCAGTTCCGCGACCAGTCCTGTTATACGGGCAAGTGCGGCGTGTGCGAATATCACAAAGTCTGCGGCGGCTGCCGCGCCCGCGCCCACAGCATGGACGGCGACCACATGGGCGAGGAGCCCCTGTGCACCTATATTCCGGCCAAACTGCGCCGCAAGGAAAACCCCTGA
- the hemB gene encoding porphobilinogen synthase, giving the protein MTTFHRGRRLRATPELRSIVRETPPLLVEDCIMPYFVVETDDKGFRKEIGSMPGQFQLSLAELEKQVEKAVDTGLKSVILFGIPELKDEYASGAYAEDGIVQEAVRLLKHRWPKLYVITDVCLCEYMSHGHCGILMPSGEVNNDATLPLLAKTAVSHAAAGADMVAPSDMMDGRVAAIREALDEGDLMATPIMSYAVKYASAYYGPFREAAESAPACGDRKSYQMDPANAREALLEAFADLEEGADALIVKPAGPYSDIIRTVRDNTSVPLCAYQVSGEYSMIRAAGLNGWIDERAVMLESLTGLKRAGADMIITYFTETILREGLAR; this is encoded by the coding sequence ATGACCACATTCCATAGAGGCCGCCGCCTTCGCGCCACCCCGGAACTGCGCTCCATAGTACGCGAAACCCCGCCCCTTCTGGTTGAAGACTGCATCATGCCCTATTTCGTTGTGGAAACTGACGACAAGGGCTTTCGCAAGGAAATAGGCTCCATGCCCGGCCAGTTCCAGCTCAGCCTTGCCGAACTGGAAAAGCAGGTGGAAAAGGCCGTGGATACAGGCCTGAAATCCGTCATTCTTTTCGGTATTCCCGAGCTCAAGGACGAATACGCCTCCGGCGCTTACGCCGAGGACGGCATCGTGCAGGAGGCCGTGCGTCTGCTCAAGCACCGCTGGCCCAAGCTTTACGTCATCACTGACGTCTGCCTGTGCGAATACATGAGCCACGGGCATTGCGGCATACTCATGCCCTCTGGCGAAGTGAACAACGATGCCACCCTGCCCCTGCTTGCCAAAACAGCGGTGAGCCATGCGGCGGCAGGCGCGGACATGGTTGCCCCCTCGGATATGATGGATGGCCGGGTAGCCGCCATCCGCGAAGCGCTTGACGAAGGCGACCTTATGGCAACGCCCATCATGTCCTATGCCGTCAAATATGCCTCGGCCTACTACGGCCCCTTCCGCGAAGCGGCGGAAAGCGCCCCGGCCTGCGGTGACCGCAAATCCTATCAGATGGACCCGGCCAATGCCCGCGAAGCCCTGCTTGAGGCCTTTGCCGACCTAGAAGAAGGCGCGGACGCCCTGATTGTAAAGCCCGCCGGGCCTTACAGCGACATCATCCGCACCGTGCGCGACAATACCAGCGTACCTCTGTGCGCCTATCAGGTGAGCGGCGAATACTCCATGATCCGCGCGGCTGGCCTCAACGGCTGGATCGACGAGCGCGCCGTCATGCTGGAATCCCTCACGGGCCTGAAGCGCGCCGGGGCGGACATGATCATCACCTACTTTACAGAAACCATCCTGCGCGAAGGACTGGCACGATAA
- the ahbC gene encoding 12,18-didecarboxysiroheme deacetylase yields the protein MIGISKLYCGQVEPSDALRYGRESGKLPSHLLQFSKDKKPVVVWNMTQRCNLKCVHCYAHAIEVDGSDDINTAQAKTMIDDLAAYGAPVMLFSGGEPLVRKDLVELASHATSKGMRAVISTNGTLITKEKARELKEVGLSYVGISLDGMEAVHDKFRGVPGAYQKALEGIANCQAENLKVGLRFTINKRNVSEIPGIFRLLKDLEVPRACFYHLVYSGRGSELIKEDLDHAETRQVLDLIMDETRALFDAGKPKEILTVDNHADGPYVWMRMKREDPKRAEEVFELLQYNEGNSSGRGIGCISWDGKVHADQFWRDHTFGNVLERPFSQIWDDPQIELLHKLKDKKTHVKGRCAKCQFLNICGGNFRARAEAYYGDEWAQDPACYLTDEEIGIK from the coding sequence ATGATAGGCATTTCCAAGCTGTATTGCGGACAGGTCGAGCCTTCCGACGCTCTGCGTTACGGACGCGAATCGGGCAAGCTGCCCTCGCACCTGCTGCAATTCTCCAAAGATAAGAAGCCCGTTGTGGTCTGGAACATGACCCAGCGCTGCAACCTCAAGTGCGTGCACTGCTACGCCCACGCCATTGAAGTTGACGGTTCGGACGATATCAATACCGCTCAGGCAAAAACCATGATCGATGATCTGGCGGCCTACGGCGCGCCGGTCATGCTGTTCTCCGGCGGCGAGCCGCTGGTGCGCAAGGATCTGGTGGAACTTGCCAGCCACGCCACATCCAAGGGCATGCGCGCGGTTATTTCCACCAACGGCACGCTTATCACCAAGGAAAAGGCCCGCGAACTCAAAGAAGTGGGGCTTTCCTACGTTGGCATTTCGCTGGACGGCATGGAAGCAGTGCACGACAAGTTTCGCGGCGTGCCCGGTGCTTACCAAAAAGCGCTTGAAGGCATTGCCAACTGTCAGGCCGAAAACCTCAAGGTGGGCCTGCGCTTTACCATCAACAAGCGCAACGTGTCTGAAATTCCCGGCATCTTCCGCCTGCTCAAGGATCTGGAAGTGCCCCGCGCCTGCTTCTACCACCTGGTGTACTCTGGACGTGGTTCCGAGCTTATCAAGGAAGACCTGGATCACGCCGAAACCCGTCAGGTGCTCGATCTTATCATGGATGAAACCCGCGCCCTTTTTGACGCTGGCAAGCCCAAAGAAATCCTTACTGTCGACAACCACGCCGACGGCCCCTACGTATGGATGCGCATGAAGCGCGAAGATCCCAAACGGGCCGAAGAAGTGTTTGAGCTTTTGCAGTACAACGAGGGCAACAGCTCTGGTCGCGGCATCGGCTGTATTTCGTGGGACGGCAAGGTTCACGCCGACCAGTTCTGGCGCGACCACACCTTTGGCAACGTGCTGGAACGCCCCTTCTCGCAGATTTGGGACGACCCGCAGATCGAACTGCTGCACAAGCTCAAGGACAAGAAGACCCACGTCAAGGGCCGTTGCGCCAAGTGCCAGTTCCTGAACATCTGCGGTGGCAACTTCCGCGCCCGCGCCGAAGCCTATTACGGCGACGAATGGGCTCAGGATCCTGCCTGCTATCTGACTGATGAGGAAATCGGCATCAAGTAG
- a CDS encoding cyclopropane-fatty-acyl-phospholipid synthase family protein, giving the protein MDIPRIFTITESEHRIHNPYTSEKLATLGAALRLKPGTRVLDLGCGSGEMLCTWARDYGITGLGVDMSLLFCGQARLRAKELGVTGQVEFVHADAAGYVAAEKVDLAACVGATWIGGGVAGTVELLTHSLCPGGIVLIGEPYWLRMPPTENVAQGCGATAVADFLTLPKLIESFGDLGYDVVEMVLANQDGWDRYEAAKWLTMRRWLEANPDDDFAKEVRDQLTNEPKRYATYTREYLGWGVFALMAR; this is encoded by the coding sequence TTGGATATCCCACGTATTTTCACCATTACGGAAAGCGAACACCGCATCCATAATCCGTATACTTCAGAAAAGCTTGCTACCCTCGGGGCCGCGCTGCGTCTTAAACCGGGAACCCGAGTGCTCGACCTTGGCTGCGGCTCGGGCGAAATGCTCTGCACATGGGCGCGTGATTACGGCATCACAGGCCTCGGCGTAGACATGAGCCTGCTGTTTTGCGGGCAGGCACGGCTCCGCGCGAAGGAGCTTGGCGTTACTGGTCAGGTGGAGTTTGTCCACGCTGACGCCGCAGGCTACGTTGCGGCTGAAAAGGTTGATCTGGCCGCCTGCGTTGGGGCCACATGGATAGGCGGCGGCGTTGCGGGAACAGTTGAGCTTTTGACGCACAGCCTTTGCCCCGGTGGGATTGTCCTCATTGGCGAGCCATATTGGCTGCGCATGCCGCCAACGGAAAACGTTGCCCAAGGCTGCGGCGCAACGGCCGTTGCCGACTTTCTCACTTTGCCCAAGCTTATCGAATCGTTCGGTGATCTTGGTTATGATGTTGTGGAAATGGTTCTGGCAAATCAGGATGGCTGGGACAGGTACGAAGCTGCCAAGTGGCTGACCATGCGGCGCTGGCTTGAGGCCAACCCGGATGACGACTTTGCCAAAGAAGTTCGCGACCAGCTGACCAACGAGCCAAAGCGGTACGCCACGTATACGCGCGAGTACCTTGGTTGGGGCGTGTTTGCACTCATGGCGCGGTAA
- a CDS encoding AsnC family transcriptional regulator, which translates to MDSVDRQLLDIIQTGFPLTPRPYADLGQMLGISEEEAFERVRGLKARKIIRRLGANFQSAKLGFVSTLCAAKVPDDKMDDFVARVNACPGVTHNYLREHAYNIWFTLISPSREESQATLDALTEATGIAILNLPATKLYKIRVDFRMDADA; encoded by the coding sequence ATGGACAGCGTTGACCGTCAACTGCTGGATATCATCCAGACAGGCTTTCCCCTCACGCCGCGCCCCTATGCAGATCTGGGCCAGATGCTTGGCATCAGTGAGGAAGAAGCTTTTGAACGCGTGCGCGGCCTCAAGGCCCGCAAGATCATCCGCCGTCTGGGGGCCAACTTCCAATCGGCCAAACTGGGTTTTGTGTCCACCCTGTGCGCCGCCAAGGTGCCGGACGACAAAATGGACGACTTTGTGGCACGGGTAAACGCCTGCCCCGGCGTGACGCACAACTACCTGCGCGAGCATGCCTACAACATCTGGTTCACGCTTATCAGCCCCTCGCGGGAGGAAAGCCAGGCCACGCTTGATGCCCTCACTGAAGCTACCGGCATTGCCATTCTTAACCTGCCTGCCACCAAACTGTATAAAATCCGTGTGGATTTTCGCATGGATGCAGACGCCTGA